The sequence below is a genomic window from Thalassomonas haliotis.
CTTTTGAGCTTGCCACCAATGACAATATCAGTCCAGGCCGCTATTTGCAGATAGGCGCCGGCCATGATCTCCTTGACAGCATAGCGCTAGAGCCCAATATGAAGGTCATCCGCAATTACAGTCTGGCACACTGGAACCATAATAGTGCGATAGAAATTGATTTTAAAATCTCAGGCAAGCTTTACTATGGTGAAGAAGTACAAATCGATAATGTCACCCTAAGCCAGAGCAGCGATAATCCCGGGGCTTATGCCGCCGAGATGATCAATGCCCGCACATTGCATAATTCCGGTATAGACGGCACCGGGATAACCATTGCCTTTATCGACACCGGCGCCTGGCCCGGTAGCTCCACCTTTACCAAAACAGACGGCAGCAACCGTTTATTGGCCAACTATAGCGTTATTGACAACAATACCAACGATGACAACGGTCATGGCACCCATTTAATGAGCATTGCCACGCAAACCTTACCCGTGCCTTCTAAATGTAAAGAAGCAGATTTATTGCCATCCGGCATAGCCCCGGGAGCCGATCTGGTATCAATCAAAGCCTTTGATCAATACGGCAACGGCAGCTATTTATCGGTACTCTCGGCACTGGATTTAATATTGCAGCTAAAAGACAATTACAATATTCGGGTGGTCAACCTCTCTTTCGGTGCCGAGCCGGTTTCCTATTACTGGGATGATCCGGTTAACCAGGCGGTAATGCGCTTATGGGCGGAAGGTTTGGTTGTCGTAACCTCGGCCGGCAATTCAGGTCCGGCTCCTATGACCATCACCCTACCCGGCAATATTCCTTATGTGATCACCGTCAGCGCCATGACTGACGCCTTCACCTTAGATCATCCGGGTGATGACCGCATGACACAGTTTTCCAGTGCCGGACCTACGATTGAAGGTTTTGTCAAACCCGATTTGGCGGCCCCCGGCGCTCACCTAATCGGCCATACCAACAAATACGGTCAACTCAGCCAACAACTTAATGATTATCAGGATATGCTTAATGACGAATATTTCCTGTTTTCCGGCACCTCTCAGGCGACGGCGGTTATGAGCGGCGCCATAGCCCTGATGTTGCAACACAATCCGGCACTGTCCCCGGACCAGGTTAAGTGCAAACTGTTAAGCAGCGCCCGCCCGGCGATGCTCGCTGACGGCAGCTATGCCTACAGCCCTTTCAGGCAAGGTTTTGGATTAGCCGATATCCATCAAGGGGTACAGGCATCACCATCCAATTGTGCCAGCAAAACCCAGGATATCCTCGATGAATTACAGGGTATCAAACATTTCAACGGTCCGGTCAGAAGCACTGATACGGGTGAGTTTTATCTCCTCAACCCCAACGGCTCAGTGTGGAATGAAGCTTCCATCTGGAATGAAGGCTCGATGTGGAATGAAGCTTCCATCTGGAATGAAGCCTCCATCTGGAACGAAGCTTCCATCTGGAACGAAGCTTCCATCTGGAACGAAGCTTCCATCTGGAACGAAGCTTCCATCTGGAATGAAGCTTCCATCTGGAATGAAGCTTCTATCTGGAATGAAGCTTCCATCTGGAATGAAGGTTCAATCTGGAACGACGGCTCCATCTGGAATGACAGCGCCATGTGGAATGAAGCCTCATTCTGGAATGAAACCTATATTCCGGTAAGCTTGCTGGTGGCCCCGACCATGGAATAAACAGCTTCTCAACCAACTCCGCAGTAAAGGCCCATCAAGGGCCTTATTGCTTAAAACCAACAACCGCAGCACTTAAGCGCCCCCAGAACGCCTCCTTAGCTTTTCATCTCCCTTATTGATAGCGGCTGCCGCATCAAAAACAGGATAACCGGTACAACCCTGTTGCGCCTAAGGTGAAATGGTGTAAAAAAGTGAGGCTAAGGACTTTCATTTTCCCTGCGGGTAAAGGTCGCCATCAACTTAAATGCCAACTGCTGCAAAGAGATATTACCGGCAACATTGAACCAGTTAGTGGTTTCGATCAGCGCGCCACGAATAAAACCGCGCAAATACAGGGCTTCCACATTCACTTTTTCCTGCTCATAGGCCAAGGTTAATATCTCGCGCCACAAGTTCTCATAATATTCCCGCAATTTTAAAATTTGCTGCTGGTTGCCGTCAGATAAAGCGCGCCACTCCGAGACCAACAAGCTAAAGCCGACGAACTGTTCACCATGAATGGCTTTGAGCTCAAGCAAGAGCAAATGTTGCAGCTTTTCCATAACATCATCCGTTGATGCCAGGGCAGCGTACATGTCCGTCAATACCCGTAAAATGGTATCGGACATGATCGCCAGCAAAATTGCTTCTTTATTTTTAAAATGATGAAAAATGCTGCCGCTTTGAATGCCCACCTCGGCGGCGATATCCCGTACTGTGGTTTTGGCATAACCTTTTTCTTTAAACAAACGGGCAGATGCCTGCTGCAAACGGCCTTTGGCGGAGTTTAAATCAGCC
It includes:
- a CDS encoding S8 family peptidase; this encodes MKKVKHVTGISTITSICLLANLAGSLDKTTGATTSKDNMEKHTPAPADTTLYIVRARDIDSGRSAILNVGGEIIKELSIINALGTQLTPAEYRLLAAMPELTVFADRPLATAHNDNSHYTSNFKNLFNYRNLTNNLSNNSSKRNNNSTAIATDTDTGSSCARSVVNDSFEQGTFDSQQISGAAIGWTSNWMINKTKGNDDDDDDNDDDDNEYRDYHHIKISDGKLRFIGGHSNQYDIARNLYVSDDFAYFSFELATNDNISPGRYLQIGAGHDLLDSIALEPNMKVIRNYSLAHWNHNSAIEIDFKISGKLYYGEEVQIDNVTLSQSSDNPGAYAAEMINARTLHNSGIDGTGITIAFIDTGAWPGSSTFTKTDGSNRLLANYSVIDNNTNDDNGHGTHLMSIATQTLPVPSKCKEADLLPSGIAPGADLVSIKAFDQYGNGSYLSVLSALDLILQLKDNYNIRVVNLSFGAEPVSYYWDDPVNQAVMRLWAEGLVVVTSAGNSGPAPMTITLPGNIPYVITVSAMTDAFTLDHPGDDRMTQFSSAGPTIEGFVKPDLAAPGAHLIGHTNKYGQLSQQLNDYQDMLNDEYFLFSGTSQATAVMSGAIALMLQHNPALSPDQVKCKLLSSARPAMLADGSYAYSPFRQGFGLADIHQGVQASPSNCASKTQDILDELQGIKHFNGPVRSTDTGEFYLLNPNGSVWNEASIWNEGSMWNEASIWNEASIWNEASIWNEASIWNEASIWNEASIWNEASIWNEASIWNEASIWNEGSIWNDGSIWNDSAMWNEASFWNETYIPVSLLVAPTME
- a CDS encoding TetR/AcrR family transcriptional regulator; the protein is MNQVLAQLDEFGPLADLNSAKGRLQQASARLFKEKGYAKTTVRDIAAEVGIQSGSIFHHFKNKEAILLAIMSDTILRVLTDMYAALASTDDVMEKLQHLLLLELKAIHGEQFVGFSLLVSEWRALSDGNQQQILKLREYYENLWREILTLAYEQEKVNVEALYLRGFIRGALIETTNWFNVAGNISLQQLAFKLMATFTRRENESP